The DNA sequence TTATTTCTCAAAGGAAGTGTAAATTCAAATACACACCACGTTGTAAGTAGCTCTTTGCGTGTTACAGCATTTATTGTATTAGCGATAAGTTCAGTAGCTTGGGTTTTGGGTTCTTTATATTCCAAGAAAAATCCTGGCAGCCACTCCACATTTATGAATATTGCGCAACAATTAATTATTGCAGGGGTTGCCTCTTTTATAATTGCCTCTTTTAGAAACGAATGGAGTACTTTTTCTGTAATTGCAATTCCATTATCGGCATGGTTGGGTGTATTATTTCTGATCTTTTTTGGGTCAATTATCGCCTATCTTTCATACATTTGGCTATTATCTGTAAAACCGGCAGCTTTAGTCAGCACCCATACCTACATAAATCCTATTGTAACTGTGATTGCTGGCTGGATTATTGCTAATCAGACAATCAACGGAAATCAGTTGTATGGTTTATCTGTGATATTAATTGGAGTTCTCCTTACTAATATTACAAAGTATTTCAAACTTTCCAAACGCTCAAAGGTAAAAATCAGAAAAGCAGTACGGTTGGTAAAAAGAAATAACAGGCCTTATCAACCGATATAAATTAAAGTAATTAAAACTATAATGATAGAAATCAAGAACATTTCAAAAACCTTTCATCAAAAGAAACAGGCTTTTAAGGCACTGGACGATGTCAGTCTGAGTATTGAACAGGGTGATATCGTTGGGATCATTGGATTCTCGGGAGCTGGAAAAAGCACTTTAATACGAACAGTGAATTTATTAGAAAGGCCTGATAAGGGACAGATTATCATCAATGGAAAAGATTTCGTCCAGTTAAAATCCAAGGAACTTGCGCGGGAACGTAAAAAGATTGGAATGATCTTCCAGCATTTTAATTTACTTGCTTCGAGAACTGTTTTTGATAATGTAGCATTACCATTAGAACTGGATCATGTAAACCGGTCGGAAATTCAAAGAAAGGTGAATGAACTTTTGAAAATTGTTGGGCTGGAAGATAAGGCAAACGATTATCCTAAAAGTCTTTCAGGAGGACAGAAACAAAGAGTAGCCATTGCAAGAGCTTTGGCAAATGATCCTCACCTTCTTCTTTGTGATGAAGCAACCAGTGCATTGGATCCTGCTACTACCCAATCGATCTTACAATTATTACGCGATATCAATCAACGCTTAGGAATCACTATTCTATTGATTACTCATGAAATGGATGTAATCAAAGCTATTTGTAATCATGTTGCAGTGATAGACAAGGGAAAACTCCTTACCAAAGGAACCTTACAGGAAATTATTTCGGATAAAGAACATCCGGTTATTAAACAATTTATAAATCCAGGAATCATGACGATCCCCCAGGAGCTTAACAAAAAGCTACAAAAAGAGCCTCAAGAAGGCCTGTTTCCACTTGTGGAAATAGAACTGAATGAACATGTTACCGTAGAAACACTACTGTCAAAAATACACGATGAATATAAAATCCCTTATAAACTGCTAAAAGCGGATGTAGAATATTTAGGAGATTCCAATTTTGGAAAACTTCTCCTGCAATTAAAAGGTGAAGCAGAAGAAAATCAAAAAGCAATCTATTATTTTAATCAAAATAAAATTCAAAATACAGTAAAAGGTTATGCTTAGTGATACGGTAATCTCTCTTTTGTCAAAGGGAATTTGGGAAACAGTTTATATGACATTTGTTTCCGGTTTTTTTGGTTTTGTTTTAGGACTTCCTGTGGGTATCCTTCTGTTTTTAACAAGAAAAGGGCAACTTCTGGAAAATACAACATACAACAGGGTTTTATCCATTCTGGTGAATATCTTCCGTTCTATTCCATTCATTATTTTAATCGTGTGGATGATCCCTTTCACAAGAGCTTTGGTTGGAACCTCTATTGGTGTCAATGCTGCTTTGGTTCCATTGAGTATCGGAGCTGCACCATTTATCGCAAGATTGGTGGAAAACAGTCTACTGGAAATTCCTCATGGACTTATTGAAACG is a window from the Chryseobacterium sp. T16E-39 genome containing:
- a CDS encoding EamA family transporter, yielding MSTTQSKNNWLIPIAFTNIYVIWGITFLAISFGLKGFPPFILSGFRFLIAGILMLGYLLTKGEKANSLVNWRKNGITGILILTGGTGLVAWGEQYITASEAAITIATGPFWFIAIDKRNWKYYFSDKFIPIGLIIGFIGLILFLKGSVNSNTHHVVSSSLRVTAFIVLAISSVAWVLGSLYSKKNPGSHSTFMNIAQQLIIAGVASFIIASFRNEWSTFSVIAIPLSAWLGVLFLIFFGSIIAYLSYIWLLSVKPAALVSTHTYINPIVTVIAGWIIANQTINGNQLYGLSVILIGVLLTNITKYFKLSKRSKVKIRKAVRLVKRNNRPYQPI
- a CDS encoding methionine ABC transporter ATP-binding protein, translating into MIEIKNISKTFHQKKQAFKALDDVSLSIEQGDIVGIIGFSGAGKSTLIRTVNLLERPDKGQIIINGKDFVQLKSKELARERKKIGMIFQHFNLLASRTVFDNVALPLELDHVNRSEIQRKVNELLKIVGLEDKANDYPKSLSGGQKQRVAIARALANDPHLLLCDEATSALDPATTQSILQLLRDINQRLGITILLITHEMDVIKAICNHVAVIDKGKLLTKGTLQEIISDKEHPVIKQFINPGIMTIPQELNKKLQKEPQEGLFPLVEIELNEHVTVETLLSKIHDEYKIPYKLLKADVEYLGDSNFGKLLLQLKGEAEENQKAIYYFNQNKIQNTVKGYA
- the metI gene encoding methionine ABC transporter permease MetI, with the protein product MLSDTVISLLSKGIWETVYMTFVSGFFGFVLGLPVGILLFLTRKGQLLENTTYNRVLSILVNIFRSIPFIILIVWMIPFTRALVGTSIGVNAALVPLSIGAAPFIARLVENSLLEIPHGLIETARALGATPFQIIQKVLLPEALPSLINNATITLITLVGYSAMGGAVGAGGLGQIGYQYGYIGYDAVIMNLVLGLLVALVFIIQFSGDRLAKKFDHR